The nucleotide sequence GCAACATACGCTGTCTTAGCGCGGCCAATGCCTTCAATAGAGGGGATCAATACGCGgaatttatttttatcggCGTTGGGATCGAAGTGGGAAATCTTAGAGAAGAGCAGCTTTGAGAGAGGATCTTTGTCTTCTAGGTGGTGCTCGTAGAAGGGCGGGGTTCCATATGTTTCGTCGACATTGTTAGCGGAGAGGAAGGCGTCGAGGGTTGCGACGGAGAGTTTGAAGCCGCGGATGATGGTCGTTGAGCCCAtttttgttgatggtgaagttAATGGAATAGATATGACGATGGACGATGGCTGCTGGAAAAGAACTTTGAAGAAGGTTTGGGAATGGGGGTTATAAAATATAACTGGCAGTGAGCGTCTACCCCTCCTAACGAGCTGTTCGGGGTAAAGGTGGGGTAAGACAGAATCCTTTAAAACGGCGTCGTGCTCCAAAACTTAGcctctcatcaccacaatTACTGTTATTCCGGGCTGCTATTCCCTTTAACGCATTACCTGGAAAGATAAAACACACTTCAAACAATAATTTTGTGAGTAAATATAGTAATCTGGGTTCCAGCCCCGTTACCATCTCTATTATCTAATTGTATTCCATAGTTTCTGAACGCCCCAAGTCACCAGATGTAGGGCTGGTGACCTAAgaaagtcactggctgcgaaaatgaggccaaattggccagaaaaatggtaaacaaattagtattacagttggttgttgttttttgaaAGGAAAACAGTAAGTAAATCCatccccaagagcaaaccggtgtgggtctgggaaaacctgGGCCCTTTGGTGCCCCACACCCCCCCACAGACAGCACACCGCCGTCCAAAATGAAGCCATCGCCAATATCCTCGGAAGCCCAATATACGCCCAGATTCTTCCCACTTCCTTTGACTCCTTTGCCCAATGCCCTAGTGGCCTTTTTCCTATACAAATACACGTTCTCCTGCATATCTCAACCCGGAAAATCTCGCATTCCCAACAGCTGCACAAACTTTGCGTGCTTCTCCCTTTGTAGTGCCTTTGTGAATCCATCCGCTGGCATCTCTAACCCAGAGATGTGTTGGATACCAAATCTTCCTTCCTTCACTTGTTTACCCACCCACTTGTACCGTATATCGATATACCGGGTCCTGGCGATATTCTGAGGGTTCAGAACTGTGATTTCGGCGTTCTTGCTGTCGGTGTACAGCATGTATGGCCTTGGCTGTGGCACACCACAGTCTTCCAATATCTTTGACACCCACTGTAATGAATACCCTGTAGGCGTCAGGTTGGCAAACTCTGCCTCCGTCGTACTTAGGGCGACGAAGGTCTGCTTCTTACTCTTCTACAATACTGGCCTACCAGCCACGAAGACGACGTGGCCGCCAGTGGAATATCTCCAAGGTAAGACATCCGCGTGTGAGGCATCTGCGAATCCCACAAGCTTTATATCTTCTGCCGAGAACTCGGAGCCTCCCAGCACAATACACAACTTCCTGGTGGCACCCAGGTACCGGAAAAGGTgcttcatcaactccaagTGACGTGGTGAGGGCCCAGAATTGCCCCCGCAAAGGCGGTTGACGGTGAAAGTGATGTCGGGCCGAGTGCCGGTAGAAAGCTAGTTTAACGCACCGGTCTTCTGAATATACTCTTTCACTTCCGCGGTTATTTTCTCTCACGTAAAAGGGAGTTCTAGCTTGGCTGGCCACGGCGTAGCTACGCCGGCTATGTCCTTGTAGCCGAACTTCTCGAGTAAGGCGTCGATATAGGCCACCTGGGACAGGTAGACCTGCCTCTTCTCGCGGTTCCTTACGATGTTAAAACCTAAGAACCTCTTTGGCTCGCCTAATTTCTTGATGCCATACTTGCTCTCCAGCCCGGTGGCGATATCTTCAATGATTTTCGTCGTAGGCGCTGATATAAGCAGGTCATCCACGTACAGGACTACCAGGGCACCTGTCTCTTTGTGACGGAACAGGCAGAGGTCTGATGAGAGGGTATCGAAGCCCAGTTTAACCATCATAGGTTTCACTGTCTCGTACTAGTAGATAGGTGACTTCCTTAGGCTATATAATGCCCTCTTGAGCCGGCACACCTTGCCTAGTGGCTTCGCTAGGCCATCTGGTGGTCGTACGTAGTACTGTGCGGTGTTAGGGATTTTGGCGTTGAGAAATGCTATCCTGAAGTCGTATTGAAGGCACTCCTAGTCCTTTACGGCTGTAATAGCCTAAAAGCATTTGACTGCCATGCTGCTTACTACGGCGGCGTAGACGTCCTGCGTGGCCCAGGAGTCCTTGTCAAAATTGCTACACACTACCTACCTCGCCCTGGCCTTTACCTTACCCGTATGAGGGTCTATCTTCTTATCGTATACCTATTTGCTCGGTAAGATATTGTACCCTTTTGGCGTATTAACCAGCTCGTAGACGTCCTTTTCCAACAGGCCGGCGTCCTGCTCCTTCATAGCAGGCAGCTAATACTTATGGTAGTTCTCGAGCTTCCTCGCTTGCCGGTAATTCCTGGGTATATGGGACTTGTTGATGGTTTGCAGAAGGTGGTCGACTTTAACCGTGGTTAGGGCGTAGGCCACTACCTCACGTAGTCGTGGGTTGTCGAGATGTACTGTGAAAAAGCCTTGATGAGGGTGCTTGCCTTGCTGTAGCTTCTTGTAGAAGCCTGGGCCCTGATTTCTTATTGTTGCTCTGCGAGGCCGCTCCTGAGCCGGCGGAGAAGCCACGGCTTCCTCTATATAGCCTATATCAGGCTCGAAATCGTCGTCAGAGTCCTCGGCCAGGCTGTCCGTGCCTGAATCCAGTAGCCTGCCATCGGCCTGGTTATCACCAGACTCCCCCATagcttcaccctcctccccccccatcAGCCTCACAGGGGAGGTAAGCTCTCTCATGGCAGGAGAGTCAGTGGTATAGGGCGCTTGGTTATGGTTTGGTGGGATAGGTGCCTCGGACCGTatatcctccacctcttcgGCGTCGAAAAGGTCTTCCACGTCTGAAGCCCCAGGTAGTGGAGGTAATGTTGGTGACGGTGTAGCTTTCGGAGTAGGTAGAATGGTCTGCCCAGGGTCCCTGGCCTTCCCTGTCTTAACTGTTGGAGCACTCCGCTGTGGAGCGGGCTCCGGTATAGTAGTAGGTTTATCATCGAAGGTgaccttcctccccaggGATACCGTTCTGTTAGTAACggcatcttcttcttcggctaTAGTACTATTAGTAAAGACTGCCTCGTACTTAATATCCTTATACTTATCGTCGTCAGGCCTGTAAGAATCGCCTTCGTTGAACTTTACGGCGTTAACCTTCACGACTTTATCAGTAACTGGGTTCCAGACCCAGTATATTTTGCCGTGTATATCTATATAGCCGATAAGCTTTCCTTTCTCTGCCCTGGCGGTAAACTTGTCCGAATTGGCCCGGCAGGCCGGCTTGACGTAGTAATACGCGTCGCAAAAGTACGAGCGTAGGTGCCGAATATACGGCTTCCGCTCGCCCTCGGGCATGTTGAGCCTTGTGGTATACTTCTCGTGAGCACTGATTTCTCCCTCGTTGACCCTCGAGGGCAGTAGGTTACCCACGTAAACCACAGACTGCATAATAAATGGGAATAACTTCTCTAGCACCTTGTAGGCCAGCATAATAGCCCTGGTGCGGTTAAGCGTAGTCCTCGcggccctctccacctttcCATTCATCCACGGTGAGTGAGGAACGGTTTTAAGGATGGTGATGCCCTCCTGGTCGGCCCAGGCGGCCAGGCGGCTGTCGTCAAAGGTCCTAGAGCCCTGGGCAAATTCCGTACCGCCGTCAAGGCCGATGATGCTAATCTTATGTCCGGTTTAGCGCGCGATCTTCGTCTCGAAATCCTTGACCTTATCGAATACTTGCTTTTTCTCTACTGTGAAGTTAATCCACTTATAGCCACTCCACATATCCACGTAGTGGATAGAGTActtataacctaaatatctAAGGTTCTTGTAGGTAACGACGTCAATACGGATAAAGTCGAACGGGTTATTGGTCTGCGTAGGAGTCGATAAGCCTATTTAATCTATCATCTTTGCCATCACGCAAGGCTCGCAGAAAAAGTCATTGCCGACGAGCTTAATACCCGCCTACGTACAGGCCTTATAAATATCGGCCTTATTAGCGTGCATCAGGCGGCGATACATTACCCGGTAGTTAATAGATGCCATTACGGCCTTAATGGAAGTCTTCGCCAGGGATACTTTACTGAAATCGGCGCCGGGCGTCGTATTCATTTAATATACGTTGTTATTCCTGGTCAACTCACACACTACCTAGTTAGTACCTCCAAGGACCAGGTTATGGCTCTCCTGGTCCCAAAAGATACCTTCATCGAGTAGTTTGCCCGCCGATATTAGATTAACGGGCGCCTATGGGTGGTATACCGCTTCCTTAAGCTCCAGGGTAACGACCTGGCTACTTGAAAGGGTAGATTTCAGCGCTGCGGCTCCCTGGTAGCTGCACTTTGTGATATCTCCTAACGACGAAAGAAAcctcttttccttcccctcagGTAGTAAGTGGAGCTCGGTAAACCACTTTAGTTTATTGAATACGAAATCCGCGTATCCGGAGTCGTAGTACACGTGGTCTTTAAATGCCTCGACGGCCTGTTGGACTTCAGGGGCATCTACTGACGAGAGTGCTGCCTCTGGGGGCCAAGACGAAAATCCGATTGGTTATCGTTATGGTAGGTGGGGAGCGATATATTGGCGAAGTTGTTGGACAGTATCAGGGTACTGTGGGCAGGTCGGTCCCTCGAAGACCCAGTATTGGTGACGCTACCAGTATGGCCTTGAAGAGTCCCTGTTGACGAGCCAGTACTCTGCCGCCTCTCTTGCCTATCCGCTTGTGCCTTTTCCCTGTGCTCCCAATCCTTTGGAGCCTTGTCAGGgtcacaccaccaacaggcCTTGCCCTTCGGGTGGTGACGACCACAGCCCATGCAGTGCTGGTTGCCTTTCCTCAAGCCCTTAGTGCAGTGGTCGCACTTCTTCGTCGAGGTTGATAATGTGGTAGGTAAGGGTGTAGTCGCGGCCGGGGCCTTGGTGGTCTCGATGGTGATTTTGGAGTGAGCCGGCGTGGTCTCCTCCGTAACGGCCTTGGCGCTGTACTCCTGGCAAAGAAGCGACCAGGTCATGGTACCGTCTTCCATCTTCCTTACTAGCCGGTCGTACAAATCGGGGTACGCGGTCTTAATGCCGTTCAGGGCAGCCCAGAGGTAAGCCACGTGGCCGATCTTGATTTCCATCGTATCAAGACGACGGCGAAGGACCTCGAGCCGGCTGAAGTAGGCTTGGAATAAGGCGAAGTTGGCACGCTTGAGAGTAAAATACTCCTCCAAAAGCATACCAGCGATATCGAAAGTGCCGCGCTGTAGGGCTTAGATAATCTTCTGGTATAGACCATAGACACTAATGCCGTCGGCCTTCCAACCGAGGTTAAGAATTCGTTGTCGGATCTCGGGCTTTTTAACGGAAGCCATCATCAGGTTCTGGATATCTAGGTTGTTAGTACGCCATTGTTCGAAGGCAGGTATCCCTTCTTTTACTGGTAGCTGTATATTAGCCTTGATATAGTCCTCCAAGCCATGGTATATAAGGGACTGGGTTAACTGAAATTCCTAGCCGGAAAGATCGGTCTCTGAGTTTAGAGCCGGCAAGGCTTAAAAGGTTCGTTGCCTAACCGTAGCGACGGTATTGGCATTCCCCATAGCTTTCACAAGCTCCAAGAGCTGGGCCATAGTGACGTTAGTGCCAGCCATCTTAAAAGAAAACCTGGTCAAAAGGAAGTCGTAAAAAGACGCTGTGAGAAAGACTTAAAGAAAGGCGTCACCTGACTTTGTAGTCGCCAACAGTGGGTTGAATTGACTTGGGCAGAGGGCGAGATGCTTGCTCCGCTATCGGTCTCCTGATAAGGCAGGACAGAGTTCTCGACTGCTGCCGGAAAACAGTGATTTCCCAGCCAAAAGGTCGCAGAAATGGCAGAACCAAGGAAACTTGGCCAGGAGAAGGTTGGCGCCGTAAACCACACTCTTATCGGTGAGGGGTGGTCGGTCGCTTCAACTCTTCGTCAAGATGAGGGTCAGGATTAAAACCAGGCTTCCGTTGATTGGGAAGTTGGTTAACTCTCTCAACGCCTCCAAAATCGCCGTCGAAAGGTCCAATTGCGTGATATTGGCCTGACAAGGGTCGAAAAGTCGTAAGGTCCGGTGTGGTATTCGGCCTTGCGAGGTCAGGTTGTCGACGAGGGCGTCGACTTCGGTTCGCTTAGTGATTTAAGCGTCAAAAGAGCTCATAACCTGTAGGGCTGGTGACCTAAgaaagtcactggctgcgaaaatgaggccaaattggccagaaaaatggtaaacaaattagtattacagttggttgttgttttttgaaAGGAAAACAGTAAGTAAATCCatccccaagagcaaaccggtgtgggtctgggaaaacctgGGCCCTTTGGTGCCCCACACCAGACCACCCGATTATTGCCCCTCCTATGTCACAGACCAACCATATGGTAAGGCAGGATGGAGACTGCAGCCGGCCGTGGTGACCAATCAAGTGGAAGGAAACGATGGAGCTGCAGGACAGTGGGGCGCTCACTGGTGAGCGCAGTGAGCCAGGTGCGGTGGTACCTGGAAGAtagaggtctatatatacggaggaactggctggtgtagatagacagttccgcagtatgcaattcaagttgtattcacggcatctagtgtttacattgagacatcttgttgtgcactgtcTAGCTGCACCGTaccaggattatttagaagtgccttcgaccagtatccctttcagaggaTTTGGATaaggggttcgtcacatcCTATCCTCTTAATTACGATATCTACTTTTTCCGAACGACCGGGGCCGCAGCCCTGAATTTAGTAATAACGACTTTGAACGGCTTGATTTTGCCGCCCTTAATGGCAGTATCGCTCGCCGCTTGTGCCTTAATAATTTTGGCGTATATGGCAGGATTCTTCGCCTTGAGGGCTGCCCAGGGATCACTTTGAGAGCTGCTAATGTTGGTTTTGGCTATTGCGGCGGTCACTGCCTGCACTATATAGTGAGGAAGAAGCCAAGTTAGCAACAAGAGCATTATCTTTGAAAAATTTCTGGATTGCGTACCGTTTGCTGTGCTAGTAGCTGGAGGGGCTCTGGTAGCAAGAGCAGGAGCTTTGGCAGGGGGGCCTTCGCAGTAGCTTTCTTCAAGAGAGAGGCCATGGTTGGTTTTGATATTGTTGATAAAAAGTGCAAAGAGACAAGATGTAAAAGTCGATGGTTAGAAGGTAAGACGCTTGGAAAGTAGTTGGGCCCTGCAGGTTAACAGGAAGTCGTCGAGTAATAAGTAGAGATATCGTTAGGTAGACACTATATCTTCCAATAAAGTAAATAATCATTAAGAGACCAAGACCCAGGTTCGCATTCATAGCCGACAAGCGACAAGAACAACACCACTAAAAAGCATCGGACGCTAACACCTTTAAACTTACGACCCGGCACTATATAACCTTGAGTCTTTCAAACActatataacccctaaaaAGCTGACTCGTAGTTAACGTTTATTAGGACTTATATTACTAACTACTAAAATAGCTCCCCAATTTTAATATTGATTACTATAGACTAGCTTACTAGTAGTATAatagctataatatactacGTAGGTTTTTTTCGCGCAGAGAACactttactttataaggCCAAAGAGGCACTAAGTAAACGCCAAAgagctaaaaaaaaaatacatGTACGGCTCGGAGGATCACTTAGCATACAAAATGCAAATGATATACTTGACTAGAAGGCTGTAGGTGGGGAAGCAGTGTTAGAAACGCAGCAGGATAGTGGTAATGCAGGAAGGGTTCGTACGAAAATTCAGTGCTATAGTGTGTGCGGTACGTCTGGCTATGATACAACGTACATGCTAAGAGGCTGCAGAATCAGCTAATTCATTTGTTTTTAATTCAATTTTTGTAGTTTCCGAATGTTATAGTTGTGTAATTGAGGATATCTGTAGTAGAGTAGGAGAGTACACGGCTCGCTTATATGCATGGCTCGCTTATATGCGTGgctcgcttataatgtacgttatGCAATTTATAAGTGTCTTCTTCTGTTAGAAAATAGACAAAACCGTCTATGTGCAAAGTTGCagttttaatataaatagtagTTCTAGTGGGTTTAATAACGGGCTACTGGTACGCTAAAGGAGAAAACGGAAATCATGGTTAGTTTTGGTTGCGGCAAGTATAGCCGAACGGTCCTTGAACACACTTCAGCTCATGGTAATGCTCACTGACGCTCACCTTTTGCTCACCTTTTGCTCACCTTGTGAGACCGATACAGACTGAGCCAGAAATTTTGTCGGGTGTGACTATATAGATAGGTACTCAGTAATTTTCATCACGTCATGCCCAAATCCCAACTCATGTCCGGCCGAGAGGAAAACGGCTACACGCATCACAAGACTCGGGGATTTAAACTTTTCAATCTATCTGGTACCTCCCCGTCATCAAGGCGGTTTTACAGCTCTCGCCTTATACTATACAACCGTGATACGGAGCACCATGGTACAAAAACCCCCGTATCGTCACTGCAGGCGACCGTGTCACTGTTCCGCTATTCTTCGTTTCAAATTACCCGCTTCCTCGTACCACAGCATTGTGCCTTTTTCGTTGGGACGCCGCGTTTGTCGTTGAGACTGTGTCACCTGCCGTGATGAGAATTTTGAGATCGACTCATGTGGTTTGAGAGGAGAGTGGGGTGAGTGAGAGCAggtggtgagtgagtgaaGTTGATGAGGTAAGCAGTCACTGCCGCTGAAGACTGTGGGGATGTCGATCATCGAAAAGTCCCCTGAAAATCTTTTCTGTATCCTTGGCTCGTTCCTGCAGCACATGTAAGACGATTTCTCACTGTTGCAGTTCCCGTCGGGATGGGACAAGGAAGTTTCCGCAGCGGTTGCTTCCGTGTAGTTTGGGGCTCTTCAATGAAAACAAAGATCACAGAGAAATCACATGCAAAATCCCGGAGACGACAACATTGTCTTTTTGAAGAATGTAGATATGGTGTCCCGCATCGGAACAAGAGAAATTAGAAGTTATTATACAcatagaggaggaggtaatTCGCAAAACACGAGAACAAAAAGCCACCACCCATTTACACGTAGAGGGTTTAAGTAACCTTTTGCCCATGGCTGCGCTTTCCATCAACAATAAAAACACACGAGAATATACCACTCATCAAGGTCACACCTTCCCGTCAGTCACCCGGGGAAAATTCACCAAGAAAAGCCAGTGTCAAACCACCCAATCATCAAGAACAAATGCCTCCTTGTCATGTcgccctcgtcctcgtcaagTCATCTCTGTGATcggctttctttttttgtgaAAGAACTCTTCTTTATTTGTTGTTTCTCCAAATGTGTCGAAACtagaggggaaaaaaaaactcgtTTGTCGCTGCAATGAACGCGCTCGCGATATGGGGTATATGATATCAGACCAGAACGACTTCTCCTGCATCCTCCGAATAAGCCAAAGCCACCACAACtattcctcttcctcttgacgACACACCAAAAGCACTTGTCTATTCTTCATAGATGGTTGGAAAAACCGAATCGAGCAAAAAGAAGCCGATTTAAACAGACTCCTGCTTGAGGTAGGCGCTGTCGGTGGGCTGAGACCCGGCAAAGGTGGTGTGGGGCTTCCACTTGGCCGAGGTGCGGGGGGTggtctcctccatcatcttgtcGACCTGCTCGAGGGAGAGACCCTTGGTCTCggggacgaagaagaaggtgtaGATCAAGGCAAAGGTACAGAGGCCGCCccagacgaagaagacggaCGACTTCATGTTGCCCTTGTCGGTACCGACCATGTAGGGGGTGAtgacggcgatgatggtgttcCAGAGCCAGTTGGAGGCGGTCGAGAGACCAACGCCACGGGAGCGGATCGGCAGAGGGAAGATCTCACCAATGAGAATCCAGGCGCCGGGACCCCAGgtggaggcgaagaagaagatgaagatcgCAATGAAGGCGATCTGCGCGTTAACGGCAGAGAtgttgttggcgagggtGCGCTCGGGATCGTCCGCCGTGGGGGCGGGGAAGGTGTGGTTGAAGCCGACCGTGACAccgatgatggcgacgaggaaCTGGCAGATGAGCATGCCAAGAGCGCCccagaggaggatggtgcgGCGACCGAAACGCTCAACGGTCcagaaggagatgggggtcGAGCACACGTTGATGACGGTGAAGATCATGGAGATGACGAACGAGTTGGAAATGGCACCGGTGGACTTGAGGAAGGGGGTCGAGTAGTAGAAGATGAAGTTGACACCAGTCCTAAAAGCAAAAGACATGTTAGCCAGCCGATCTTTTTGATTTTCTCTTTCGCCTCTTGTTCAGTAGAAACGTACCACTGCTGCATCATCTGAAGAGAGGTACCGAGGATGGTCTTGCGAAGGTTGGAGTTGGCCTTGAAGAGGGAACCCTTGAAGCAGTTGGCCCACGAGCCGAAccaggtggtgttgggaatGAGCTGACGCTCGTACTCCTCGTTGGCGACGATCTCGGCAAGCTCG is from Podospora pseudopauciseta strain CBS 411.78 chromosome 5 map unlocalized CBS411.78m_5.2, whole genome shotgun sequence and encodes:
- a CDS encoding uncharacterized protein (EggNog:ENOG503PBZD) is translated as MGSTTIIRGFKLSVATLDAFLSANNVDETYGTPPFYEHHLEDKDPLSKLLFSKISHFDPNADKNKFRVLIPSIEGIGRAKTAYVAYSWAAVRAHREVKMDEDLPEEIPKGFEELRQEILSYSGKGDVEEEDKVQEEGKMGIYLVVTCDIRGYYGEDFSSKEGL
- a CDS encoding uncharacterized protein (EggNog:ENOG503NU51; COG:P) produces the protein MSTHDEKEAPAASHVGGLATTQDVERIEAPVTWKAYLLCAFASFGGIFFGYDSGYINGVLGSQIFIDAVEFAGAKAVSESRTSLIVSILSCGTFFGALIAGDAADWIGRKWTVILGCLIYIVGVVIQMITGLGDPLAAIVAGRLIAGIGVGFESAVVILYMSEICPRKVRGALVAGYQFCITIGIMLAACVVYATEGRTDTGSYRIPIAIQFLWAIILAGGLMMLPDSPRYFVKKANLPAATDALARLRGQPKDSEYIQVELAEIVANEEYERQLIPNTTWFGSWANCFKGSLFKANSNLRKTILGTSLQMMQQWTGVNFIFYYSTPFLKSTGAISNSFVISMIFTVINVCSTPISFWTVERFGRRTILLWGALGMLICQFLVAIIGVTVGFNHTFPAPTADDPERTLANNISAVNAQIAFIAIFIFFFASTWGPGAWILIGEIFPLPIRSRGVGLSTASNWLWNTIIAVITPYMVGTDKGNMKSSVFFVWGGLCTFALIYTFFFVPETKGLSLEQVDKMMEETTPRTSAKWKPHTTFAGSQPTDSAYLKQESV